ATCATAATGAAACACTCCTCTGGTTTCATTCGGAAAGGTGAAAGCTAAGACGAAAAAAAAAAAAGAATCGACCGTTCAAGTATTTAAAATTGCACGCTAAAAATGGTAGAAATAGGGGCATATATAAGTATAATAAATATATATTATACTATAATATATATGTTATGCGATCTATATTGAATTGATGATATAGAAATGATAGAATCATTTCTGATTGGACCAAATACGGGTCTCCGATAGAGATGAAAGAAAATATACAAGAAATCAAATAGTAGAAAACACTTTTCAATATAGGAACCGGTATCTAATGAATTCAACCGGTCCAGCATAATAGAAATGAAAGAAAAAAGGGGGGGCGGCATCATGATGCGATCTTAATCACATCAAAAAAAAGAGGGGATATGGCGAAATTGGTAGACGCTACGGACTTAATTGGATTGAGCCTTGGTATGGAAACCTACCAAGTGAGAACTTTCAAATTCAGAGAAACCCTGGAATTAAAAATGGGCAATCCTGAGCCAAATCCTGTTTTATGAAAATAAACAAGGGTTTCATAAACCGAAAATAAAAAAGGATAGGTGCAGAGACTCAATGGAAGCTGTTCTAACAAATGGAGTTGGCTGCATTGTGTTAGTAAAGGAATCCTTCCATCGAAACTTCAGAAAGGATGAAGGATAAACCTATATACATACGTATAGTACTGAAATACTATCTCAAAATGATTAATGACGACCCAAATCTGTATTTTTTTATATTTATATGAAAAATGAAAGACTTGTTGTGAATCGATTAAAAATTGAAAAAAGAATCGAATATTTATTGATCAAACCATTCACTCCACCGTAGTCTGATAGATCTTTTTAATAATTGATTAATCGGACGAGAATAAAGATAGAGTCCCATTATACATGTTAATATCGACAACAATGAAATTTATAGTAAGAGGAAAATCCGTCGACTTTAGAAATCGTGAGGGTTCAAGTCCCTCTATCCCCAAAACGACCCGGTTGACTCCCTAATTATTTATTTTCATTTTATCATTTTGTTAGCGATTCAAATAAAAATTCGTTATATTTATCATTCATTCTCATTCTACTCTTTTCTTTCACAAATGGATCTGAGCGAAAATTTTTTTCTTATCACAAGACTTGTGTGTGATATATATGATACGCGTACAGTACAAATGATTTGAGCAAGGAATCCATTAAATTTGAATAATTAACAATACATATCATTACTTGTACTGTACTGAAACTTTGAAAATTTTTTTTTGAAGATCCAAGAAATTCTATTAGATCCTGTATAATACTTTGTAATACTTTTTCGTTTTTCTAATTGACTAATTGACATAGACCCAAGTCCTATATTAAAATAAAATGAGGATGATGCGTCGTGAATGGTCGGGATAGCTCAGCTGGTAGAGCAGAGGACTGAAAATCCTCGTGTCACCAGTTCAAATCTGGTTCCTGGCACATGAGTAATTTGTATGAGTATATATTCTAAAAATTAATTGATATGGGTCGACATACATATTCATTAATAGTATAAATCATGATACATATTTATCCATCTAAATGTCGGAGATATACCCCTTATATATATCATATGTATATAAAGTATACAAAAGAATTCCATTTTGTTTCCTCTTGTTTTTTTATTTGTCCGTACTGTGTCTCCTTTTGTTCAAAAAAAACGTTAATACTTTATACATATTCGAAAGGCTAAATTAGTTAGTTGAAAGAGAAAAAGTATAGTCTAGAGGAGTTGAGGGATGGGAATAGCCAAAGTTCATTTCAGATACAGTACAAATAGAATATGATCCTCTTTCATTTCCTTCTATATTTTTTTCATATTCTATTTCTTCATTTCCTCCTATGTTACTTTCTATAGCCCATCTAAGTGATGGGCGCGGTACATAGTTCATAATGCGGAACTCTTTTAGTTTCATCCTAGTGGCTCGGCTCATTCGAAAAAGTATCTTCAAAATTTGAGAATCTCAATGAATCCTCTAATTTTTTTTTTTAGTATTTATTTTATTTAGCCCACCCAATAACTAAAAAAAAAAAAAAAAGAATATGTGAATGAAACTCCAATTACTATGTTTGATCTCGAAGAGAATGTACAAAAATTCTTTGAATATCTGGAGTTGTAGAAGTGAAGATTCGTTTCTGATTATTCAATGAGCATCTTGTATTTCATAAAAATTAGGGGCAATATAATCCTTACGTAAAGGCCATCCTATCCAACTTTCAGGCATTAAGATACGTTTCAGGCGTGGATGATTATCATAAAGGATTCCCAGCATATCATAGGATTCCCTTTCTTGAAAATCCGCACTTTTCCAAACCCAGAAAACAGACGGAATTCTAGGATTCCTCCGTGAGGCAAATACTTTTATGCATACCTCTTCCGGTTGATCTATACCATACTCTATTCTCGTAAGATGATAGACACTAGCTAACAGTCCGCCTGGTGCTACATCATAAGCACATTGGGAACGTAGATAATTGTAACCATATACATATAAAATGACAGCAATCGAATGCCAATCCTCGGGTTTTATTTGTAAAGTTTCTATTCCTTGGTAATCGAAGCCCAAAGATCTATGAACTAACCCATGTTTGACTAACCAAGCAGACAAACGACCCTGCATCTTTTTTATCTCTCCCACATTTTGATTTGTATTTTATTTGTATAAGTATTTCACATTTACGATGAAATTTATGAAAATTGACTCGCTCTTTGCTTTGTTATTCTGTACATTTGTTATTCTGTACAAAAGGATCCTGCCTAATTCACTAATTCGGGGGAAGCTACTGAACTTTTATATTTGAAAAATATTTCAGGAGGGATCTCTGAAGTAGACGGTGGTTGATAGAGTAATCCTTGATCATAATTTCCAGTATGAGTACTGCGTCCAACACGAAACTTATGGCTGGTAGTAAAACACCGATTTTCCTGTTGAGATCTAATTCGATCTTCATAGATTTCTCGAGAAATTTTCTTACGAAGTTTTGTTATAGCATCTATAACGGCCTCCGGTTTAGGTGGACAGCCCGGCAAATAGACATCCACAGGAATTAGCTTATCAACTCCCCGAACAGTACTATAAGAATCGGTACTGAACATCCCCCCTGTAATTGTGCATGCTCCCATAGCAATAACATATTTTGGTTCAGGCATTTGTTCATATAATCTTACTAAAGAAGGAGCCATTTTCATTGTTACTGTGCCTGCTGTTAAAATTAGGTCTGCCTGTCTAGGACTGGATCGTGGTACCAGTCCATAACGATCAAAGTCGAATCGTGAGCCTATTAATGAAGCAAATTCAATGAAGCAACAACTGGTACCATAGAGAAGCGGCCATAAACTGGAGAGTCTTGACCAATTTGAAAGATCACTTGATGTAGTTGAAATAACTGAATTTTGGGTTGTTCGATCAAGTAAAGGAAATTCAATAATGGAAGTCATAACTGTCTCAATCTTTTTTTTTTATTGTTTGATGACTATTCAAGAGCTAAGACCATTCCAATGCTCCTTTTCGCCATGCATAAATTGAACCAACAATTAGGATAAGCACGAAAATTAAAGCTTCTATAAATACGGATACTCCCAATACATCGAAACTCATTGCCCATGGATAAAGAAAAACCGTTTCAACATCAAAAACAACAAAAACTAGAGCAAACATATAATAACGGATTCTAAATTGTAACCAAGCATCCCCCATTGGTTCTATTCCCGATTCATAACTCGAAAGTTTTTCTGGTCCTTTGCTAATCGGGGCTAAAACTCCGGAAATTAGAAATGCCAAAATAGGAATAACACTTGATACTATCAGAAATGCCCAGAAAAAATCATATTCGTAAAGCAGAAACATAGACGTACTCCTATTAATGTGGAAAATATACCGTACTAGTCGATTCGAATTAGAATAAATTGTAAAATAATCCATAACTGTTTAGTCAAAACAACAATTTATTTTGATCGAACCGCCCAGTTTCATTTGTTTGCTGCGGTACATGTCTTGTTTCAAGATTGATCCACTCTAATTCGATTTTATTTAGATATAATAAATATAAGTATATATTGCTCTTATACAAACAAGACTCTCTCGTTTTCGCCGCACTTCAGATTACACTAAAGAAAACGAATTACAAATCAAAATATAATTTTTTGTTTATAATTTCGAATTCTATAGAATTTTATTATATATATTATAAATAGAAAATAGAAATCTATAAAATATAGATTATATATTTCTATATATAATTTAGAATATATTTTCTATATATATCGAATTTAGAATATATAGATAATTTAGAATCTAATTTATTAGATAATAGATAATTTTTTATTTTATATACTATATACATATACTTTTATTTATATACTGTTTATTTATATACTATATACATATTTTATTTATATACTATATACATATACTATATATATAAATATATATAGCATATTTTCATTTTCTTTTCATTTTTTATTTTCATTTTTAGGTTTTAGGGCTATACGGACTCGAACCGTAGACCTTCTCGGTAAAACAGATCAAACTTCTTATTATCAAAATGATTTGAACTGTTTCAAAGACCCAACGTGCATTTTTTTGCATTGGGCTCTTTCATTAACTGATATAAATATCGGCTAGTCTACCACATTTTTCTTGACAGAAAGATAAAAAGATGGTTCCATGTGCTCTGATTCATTATGTGGATTCACTCCAATCCAGGAGCACTACCAAAGTGTTTCAAAGAAGGGTTATCCTGACGTAGGTCTGCTTCTGGCCTAGATCAACTTAAGTTAAATGGAGTTTCTATCGCCCTGCTTGAATCAAAAATGAAACTTCATACACCTTAAAGTTCATAAGATAGGACGAAAAGAGAGTTTTTTTGAGGTCCTTATACTCATTATGCCTGGCATTGAATAGACAGGGAATTCACCTTATCAATATCTCAAATCAATGAGGGGTTCTGGCACCTAAATGGGCAACCGAATCGGACCAAACCCTTTGTCAGGCTATTGTTCTCTTGTTTTGTTCCCTAAAAGTCATAGAGTAAGACATCAATTTCTCAATAAGATCAAATCTTTTTTTGATTACATGATGGAGACTCCTCTGAAAAACATTGGCGCGCGTGTAAACGAGTTGCTCTACCTAACTGAGCTATAGCCCTTGTGATACATATTTTATCATGTAGATAATTTCTTGTCAAGATGAATATTACACGATCCAACATTATATCTCTTTGATACGTTTGATTGGTATTGCTTATTTGATTGGTATTGCTTATAAGTAATATTACATTTATAATCCATCAATGTGATAGGTCCCATTTGTTTCTCTTTGTGATGATAAATGACCTACTTAACTCAGTGGTTAGAGTATTGCTTTCATACGGCGGGAGTCATTGGTTCAAATCCAATAGTAGGTAGAACTTATTAGATACCAAAGTCAATGGTATCTAATAAGTTTTTCTACTCATCTTCTTTAATATTTATTTTTTATCGTTTTTGTTTCATTAGAATTTTATTCCACTTGATTGGAATTGATTCTTATTCAATCGGCAGGAACAAAATTAGGGACGAATAAGCAAAATAAGGTGTATAAACAGAAGTTCTGTTTATACACCTTATTTTGCTTATTCGGACGGACCAACTAGACTAGTTACGACATCACATTAATAGCCTCTACTCGTGTCCTAGCTCGTCTGAGAGCTAAATTTGCCTCAATTGTTTGTCTCTTGCCTTCAGCTTTCCTCAAATTAGCTTCCGCTGTTTCAAGAGTTTGTTGAGCTTCTTGTGGATCAATGTCACTACCCTTCTCTGCATCATTTACTAAAACCGTGATCTCATTATTGCCTATTCTAGCAAAACCACCCATTAGAGCCATCGTTAACCATTGGTCGTTAAGGCGTATTCTCAAAATACCGATATCTACAGCTGTGGCAATAGGCGCATGATTGGGTAATACGCCAATTTGTCCACTATTAGTAGATAAAATAATTTCTTTCACTTCCGAATCCCAAACAATTCGATTCGGGGTCAGTACACAAAGATTTAAGGTCATTTCTTCAATTTACTCTCCATTTCTAAGTTCCTAAGGTCGTAGCTTTCGCAGTAGCTTCATCGATGTTACCTACCAAATAAAAGGCCTGCTCAGGAAGGCCGTCTAATTCTCCAGAAAGGATCAATTTAAACCCTCTAATTGTTTCTGCTAGACCAACATATTTTCCTGGGGAACCGGTAAATACTTCTGCTACGAAAAAGGGTTGTGATAAGAAACGCTCAATTTTTCGTGCTCTTGCTACGGTTAAGCGATCGTCTTCGGATAATTCGTCCAACCCAAGGATAGCTATAATGTCTTGAAGTTCTTTGTAACGTTGTAAAGTTTCTTTAACCCTTTGCGCAGTTTCATAATGTTCTTCACCGACGATACGAGGTTGGAGCATAGTTGATGTTGAATCTAAAGGATCTACTGCTGGATAGATACCCTTGGCAGCTAATCCTCTTGATAGTACGGTAGTAGCATCTAAATGTGCAAAGGTCGTGGCCGGAGCAGGATCGGTCAAATCGTCCGCAGGTACATAAACTGCTTGAATAGAAGTTATAGACCCCTCTTTGGTAGAAGTAATTCTTTCTTGTAAAGTACCCATTTCAGTACTAAGGGTGGGTTGATAACCCACAGCGGAAGGCATTCTACCCAATAAAGCGGATACTTCGGATCCTGCTTGGACAAAACGGAAGATATTGTCGATAAATAGAAGTACGTCTTGTTCATTAACATCTCGGAAATATTCCGCCATAGTTAGGGCGGTTAAACCTACTCTCATACGAGCTCCTGGCGGTTCATTCATCTGACCGTAGACTAGAGCTACTTTTGATTCTGCAATATTTTGTTCATTAATTACTCCAGATTCTTTCATTTCCATGTAAAGATCATTTCCTTCACGAGTACGTTCACCTACTCCGCCAAATACGGATACACCCCCATGAGCTTTGGCAATGTTGTTGATCAATTCCATAATGAGTACTGTTTTACCCACTCCAGCTCCTCCGAATAGTCCTATTTTTCCTCCACGACGATAAGGGGCTAAAAGGTCTACTACTTTAATTCCTGTTTCAAAAATAGATAATTTTGTATCTAACTGTATAAAGGCAGGCGCAGATCTATGAATAGGAGATGTTGTGCGAGTATCTACAGGACCTAAATTATCAACCGGCTCTCCAAGCACGTTGAAAATTCGTCCTAGAGTCGCTCCGCCGACTGGAACACTTAGAGGAGCTCCGGTGTCAATCACTTCCATTCCTCTCTTTAGACCCTCTGTAGCACTCATAGCTACAGCTCTAACTCGATTATTTCCTAATAATTGCTGTACTTCACAAGTCACATTAATTTGTTGACCAACAGCATCTCGACCCCTAACTACCAGAGCGTTGTAAATATTAGGCATCTTGCCCGGTGGAAAAGCTACATCCAGTACCGGACCAATGATTTGAGCGATACGCCCCAAGTTTTTTTTTTCAAGTGCAGGAACCCCAGGACCAGAAGTAGTAGGATTTATTCTCATAATAAAATATGTCGAAATTTTTTGCGAAAATTACTGAAATCAAAAATAAATGTTCGATAGCAAAACAAGTTAAGTTGATCGGTTAATTCAATAAGAAATAGGCCTTAGCGCTCGATTTCGTTGGTACCATCCAACTGAATCCAATTCAATTGTTTACTTATTCAATTTCAGTGAATTGAAAAATTCAACCAAAACCCATTTTCAAAACATCAAGTGTATGAATAAAAATTTTGATAAAGTCTTTTATTTGCCTATCATTATAGACAATACCTTCCATATTATCTATGGAATTCGAATCCGAACCCTATAAATTACGATTTCTTTTTTCTATCTCATTGGTCCTTATTTACGATATCAGCATATCGATTTACGCTTAGCCTATTATTTTTAGCCTAGTATTTTTCATGTTTATGGACGAATTCTGCATATTTTTATATTTAGGATTTACATATACAACATATATCACTGTCAAGAGCGAATTTCTTATTATTTAGATATTTCGATTCAAAAAAGTAAGATATTAGAAACTTGAAAAACAAAGATTGGGTTGCGCCATACATATGAAAGAGTATACAATAATGATGTATTTGGCGAATCAAATACCACGGTCTAATAACGAACCGTTCTGATTAGTTGATAATATTAGTTGATAGTTTTGTGAAAGATTCCTGTGAAAGGTTTCATTAACTTCATAATTTATGTCGAGTAGACCTTGTTCTTGTGAGAATTATTAATTGATTAGTTGTAGGGAGGGACTTATGTCACCACAAACAGAGACTAAAGCAAGTGTTGGATTCAAAGCTGGTGTTAAAGATTATAAATTGACTTATTATACTCCTGACTATGAAACCAAAGATACTGATATTTTGGCAGCATTTCGAGTAACTCCTCAACCTGGAGTTCCACCTGAGGAAGCAGGGGCCGCGGTAGCTGCTGAATCTTCTACTGGTACATGGACAACTGTATGGACTGACGGTCTTACCAGTCTTGATCGTTACAAAGGTCGATGCTACCACATCGAGCCTGTTGCTGGAGAAGAAAGTCAATTTATTGCTTATGTAGCTTACCCCTTAGACCTTTTTGAAGAAGGTTCTGTTACTAACATGTTTACTTCCATTGTAGGTAATGTGTTTGGGTTCAAGGCCCTGCGCGCTCTACGTCTGGAGGATTTGCGAATCCCTGTTGCTTATGTTAAAACTTTCCAGGGCCCGCCTCATGGTATCCAAGTTGAGAGAGATAAATTGAACAAGTATGGCCGCCCTCTATTGGGATGTACTATAAAACCAAAATTGGGGTTATCCGCTAAGAATTACGGTAGAGCAGTTTATGAATGTCTACGCGGTGGACTTGATTTTACCAAAGATGATGAGAATGTTAATTCCCAACCATTTATGCGTTGGAGAGACCGTTTCTTATTTTGTGCCGAAGCAATTTATAAAGCACAGGCTGAAACAGGTGAAATCAAAGGGCATTACTTAAACGCTACTGCAGGTACATGCGAAGATATGATGAAAAGAGCTGTATTTGCCAGAGAATTGGGGGTTCCAATCGTAATGCATGATTACTTAACAGGGGGATTCACTGCAAATACTACCTTGGCTCATTATTGCCGAGATAATGGTCTACTTCTTCACATCCACCGTGCAATGCATGCAGTTATCGATAGACAGAAGAATCATGGTATGCACTTTCGTGTACTAGCTAAAGCGTTACGTATGTCTGGTGGAGATCATATACACGCTGGTACCGTAGTAGGTAAACTTGAGGGGGAAAGAGAGATTACTTTAGGCTTTGTTGATTTACTACGTGATGATTTTGTTGAAAAAGATCGAAGCCGCGGTATTTATTTCACTCAAGATTGGGTCTCTCTGCCAGGTGTTTTGCCTGTGGCTTCAGGGGGTATTCACGTTTGGCATATGCCTGCTCTGACCGAGATCTTTGGAGATGATTCTGTACTACAATTTGGTGGCGGAACTTTAGGACACCCTTGGGGAAATGCACCTGGTGCCGTAGCTAATCGAGTAGCTCTAGAAGCATGTGTACAAGCTCGTAATGAGGGACGTGATCTTGCTCGTGAGGGTAATGAAATTATTCGTGAGGCTAGTAAATGGAGTCCTGAACTAGCTGCTGCTTGTGAAATATGGAAGGAGATCAAATTCGAATTCGAAGCAATGGATACTTTGTAATCCAGTAATTACTTACTGTTAGTTCTCTTAATTGAATTGAAATTAAAATTGAAATTAAACTCGGCCCAATCTTTTACTAAAAGGATTGAGCCGAATACAATAAAAAGATCCTATTGTATAGATGTATAGATTTTTGAGAGATACATACTTATATAGATATACAAGATCTTAAATACAAAAATATAAGACGAAACAACTTAAACGCTTTTTTTTATTGTTGTGTTGGATCCACAATTAATCCTATGGATCCCTAGGATTGGTGCATTCTTATACTATTTTTTTTATATATTATTATCTACGGATCCTGCGTTTTTGGATCATGATCGAGCCAAGTATCACAACTTCTTCTACCCATCCTGTATATTGTCCTTTTCATTCTGTGTTGAAATATAAACTTATTATATTAGTAGGCGAGATTTTACGAAAAAGGTTCTTTATATTCCTTTATATTCATAGCATAGGAGAAACTACTATTTTTTTTTTTTTTTTTCAATATCCCCTCGTTATTAGTTACTAACCCTAGTGATTGGATTTATATGCTTATTCTGATCGGAATATTCAAATGATTTTCATGGAATGACTATTCATCTATTGTATTTTCATGTAAATGAGGGGCAAGAAAGTTCTATGGAAAAATGGCGGTTCGATTCGATGTTGTTTAACGGGGAGTTAGAATACAGGTGTAGGCTAAGTAAATCAATGGACAGTCTTGGTCCTTTTGAAAATACCAGTGTAAGTGAAGATCCAATTTTAAATGATATGGATAAAGACATTTTTAATTTTAGCGACAAGTCTAATTACAGTAATGTTGATCATTTAGTCGGCGACAGATACATTCGGAATTTCATATCTGATGACACTTTTTTCGTTAGGGATAGTAATAGGGACAGTTATTCCATATATTTTGATATTGAAAATACAAATTTTGAGATTGACAACAACCGTTCTTTTCTAAGTGAACTAAAAAGTTCTTTTTATAGTTATCAGACTTCTAGTTATATGAATAATGCACCCCAAAGTGACGATACTCGCCACGATCGTTACATGTATGATACTAATTCTCATTATAGTTGGAATAATCACATTAATAGTTGTATTGACAGTTATCTTGGTTCTCAAATTTGTATTGATAGTTATATTTTAAGCAACAGTAACAATTACAGTGACAGCTACATTTATAGTTACATTTGTGGCGAAAGCGTAAATAGTAATAAAAGCGAGAGTTCCAGTATAAAAACTAGCACAGATGATAGTGATTTTAGTATAAGTTCTAATAATTTAAATGTAACTCAAAAATACAGGCATTTGTGGATTCAATGCGAAAATTGTTATGGATTAAATTATAAGAAATTTTTAAAATCAAAAATGAATATTTGTGAACAATGTGGATGTCATTTGAAAATGAGTAGTTTTGATAGAATCGAACTTTCGATTGATCCCGGTACTTGGGATCCTATGAACGAAGACATGGTCTCTCTGGATCCCATTGAATTTCATTCGGAGGAGGAACCTTATAAAGATCGTATTGATTCTTATCAAAAAAATACAGGATTAACTGAGGCTGTTCAAACAGGCACAGGTCAACTAAATGGTATTCCCGTAGCAATTGGTGTTATGGATTTTCAGTTTATGGGTGGTAGTATGGGATCTGTAGTGGGCGAAAAAATCACACGTTTGGCCGAGTATGCTACCAATCAATTTTTACCTCTTATTCTAGTGTGTGCTTCCGGAGGAGCACGCATGCAAGAAGGAAGCTTGAGCTTGATGCAAATGGCTAAAATATCTTCCGCTTTATATGATTATCAATTAAATAAAAAGTTATTTTATGTAGCAATCCTTACATCCCCTACCACAGGCGGGGTGACGGCTAGTTTTGGTATGTTGGGAGATATCATTATTGCCGAACCCAATGCTTATATTGCATTTGCAGGTAAAAGAGTAATTGAACAAACATTGAATAAGACAGTACCTGAGGATTCACAAGTGGCTGAATATTTATTCCATAAGGGCTTATTCGATCCAATCGTACCACGTAATCCTTTAAAGGGCGTTCTGAGTGAGTTATTTCGGCTACATGCTTTCTTTCCTTTGAATGAAAA
Above is a window of Malus sylvestris isolate BBL-3571246 chloroplast, complete genome DNA encoding:
- the atpE gene encoding ATP synthase CF1 epsilon subunit, which translates into the protein MTLNLCVLTPNRIVWDSEVKEIILSTNSGQIGVLPNHAPIATAVDIGILRIRLNDQWLTMALMGGFARIGNNEITVLVNDAEKGSDIDPQEAQQTLETAEANLRKAEGKRQTIEANLALRRARTRVEAINVMS
- the ndhK gene encoding NADH-plastoquinone oxidoreductase subunit K; this encodes MTSIIEFPLLDRTTQNSVISTTSSDLSNWSRLSSLWPLLYGTSCCFIEFASLIGSRFDFDRYGLVPRSSPRQADLILTAGTVTMKMAPSLVRLYEQMPEPKYVIAMGACTITGGMFSTDSYSTVRGVDKLIPVDVYLPGCPPKPEAVIDAITKLRKKISREIYEDRIRSQQENRCFTTSHKFRVGRSTHTGNYDQGLLYQPPSTSEIPPEIFFKYKSSVASPELVN
- the accD gene encoding acetyl-CoA carboxylase carboxyltransferase beta subunit, whose amino-acid sequence is MTIHLLYFHVNEGQESSMEKWRFDSMLFNGELEYRCRLSKSMDSLGPFENTSVSEDPILNDMDKDIFNFSDKSNYSNVDHLVGDRYIRNFISDDTFFVRDSNRDSYSIYFDIENTNFEIDNNRSFLSELKSSFYSYQTSSYMNNAPQSDDTRHDRYMYDTNSHYSWNNHINSCIDSYLGSQICIDSYILSNSNNYSDSYIYSYICGESVNSNKSESSSIKTSTDDSDFSISSNNLNVTQKYRHLWIQCENCYGLNYKKFLKSKMNICEQCGCHLKMSSFDRIELSIDPGTWDPMNEDMVSLDPIEFHSEEEPYKDRIDSYQKNTGLTEAVQTGTGQLNGIPVAIGVMDFQFMGGSMGSVVGEKITRLAEYATNQFLPLILVCASGGARMQEGSLSLMQMAKISSALYDYQLNKKLFYVAILTSPTTGGVTASFGMLGDIIIAEPNAYIAFAGKRVIEQTLNKTVPEDSQVAEYLFHKGLFDPIVPRNPLKGVLSELFRLHAFFPLNEN
- the ndhC gene encoding NADH-plastoquinone oxidoreductase subunit 3, which encodes MFLLYEYDFFWAFLIVSSVIPILAFLISGVLAPISKGPEKLSSYESGIEPMGDAWLQFRIRYYMFALVFVVFDVETVFLYPWAMSFDVLGVSVFIEALIFVLILIVGSIYAWRKGALEWS
- the atpB gene encoding ATP synthase CF1 beta subunit, giving the protein MRINPTTSGPGVPALEKKNLGRIAQIIGPVLDVAFPPGKMPNIYNALVVRGRDAVGQQINVTCEVQQLLGNNRVRAVAMSATEGLKRGMEVIDTGAPLSVPVGGATLGRIFNVLGEPVDNLGPVDTRTTSPIHRSAPAFIQLDTKLSIFETGIKVVDLLAPYRRGGKIGLFGGAGVGKTVLIMELINNIAKAHGGVSVFGGVGERTREGNDLYMEMKESGVINEQNIAESKVALVYGQMNEPPGARMRVGLTALTMAEYFRDVNEQDVLLFIDNIFRFVQAGSEVSALLGRMPSAVGYQPTLSTEMGTLQERITSTKEGSITSIQAVYVPADDLTDPAPATTFAHLDATTVLSRGLAAKGIYPAVDPLDSTSTMLQPRIVGEEHYETAQRVKETLQRYKELQDIIAILGLDELSEDDRLTVARARKIERFLSQPFFVAEVFTGSPGKYVGLAETIRGFKLILSGELDGLPEQAFYLVGNIDEATAKATTLGT
- the ndhJ gene encoding NADH-plastoquinone oxidoreductase subunit J; this translates as MQGRLSAWLVKHGLVHRSLGFDYQGIETLQIKPEDWHSIAVILYVYGYNYLRSQCAYDVAPGGLLASVYHLTRIEYGIDQPEEVCIKVFASRRNPRIPSVFWVWKSADFQERESYDMLGILYDNHPRLKRILMPESWIGWPLRKDYIAPNFYEIQDAH
- the rbcL gene encoding ribulose-1,5-bisphosphate carboxylase/oxygenase large subunit, whose protein sequence is MSPQTETKASVGFKAGVKDYKLTYYTPDYETKDTDILAAFRVTPQPGVPPEEAGAAVAAESSTGTWTTVWTDGLTSLDRYKGRCYHIEPVAGEESQFIAYVAYPLDLFEEGSVTNMFTSIVGNVFGFKALRALRLEDLRIPVAYVKTFQGPPHGIQVERDKLNKYGRPLLGCTIKPKLGLSAKNYGRAVYECLRGGLDFTKDDENVNSQPFMRWRDRFLFCAEAIYKAQAETGEIKGHYLNATAGTCEDMMKRAVFARELGVPIVMHDYLTGGFTANTTLAHYCRDNGLLLHIHRAMHAVIDRQKNHGMHFRVLAKALRMSGGDHIHAGTVVGKLEGEREITLGFVDLLRDDFVEKDRSRGIYFTQDWVSLPGVLPVASGGIHVWHMPALTEIFGDDSVLQFGGGTLGHPWGNAPGAVANRVALEACVQARNEGRDLAREGNEIIREASKWSPELAAACEIWKEIKFEFEAMDTL